A region from the Pelecanus crispus isolate bPelCri1 chromosome 11, bPelCri1.pri, whole genome shotgun sequence genome encodes:
- the HIRA gene encoding protein HIRA has protein sequence MKLLKPTWVNHNGKPIFSVDIHPDGTKFATGGQGQDSGKVVIWNMAPVLKEEDEKNENIPKMLCQMDNHLACVNCVRWSNNGVYLASGGDDKLIMVWKRAAYIGPSTVFGSSSKLTNVEQWRCVSILRSHSGDVMDVAWSPHDAWLASCSVDNTVVIWNAVKFPEILATLKGHSGLVKGLTWDPVGKYIASQADDRSLKVWRTMDWQLETSITKPFDECGGTTHVLRLSWSPDGHYLVSAHAMNNSGPTAQIIERDGWKTNMDFVGHRKAVTVVKFNPKIFKKKQKNGSSTKSSCPYCCCAVGSKDRSLSVWLTCLKRPLVVIHELFDKSIMDISWTLNGLGILVCSMDGSVAFLDFSQDELGDPLSEEEKSNIHQSTYGKSLAIMTEAQLSTTIIENPEMLKYQQRQQQQQAEQKNASVREVPGTATAAPKVASMVNGESLEDIRKNLLKKQVETRTADGRRRITPLCIAQLDTGDFSTAFFNSIPISGSLSGSMMSSQSNQQLMSLDSNAANSLNISKPSVEPTAASLKPTDDTANKDGVNATSASTAPPASSSSVLTTPSKIEPMKAFDSRFTERSKATSGTAVVTNTNQTVVDRLKDQNLIKDNKPKDILESSSDSEEKIPAAKPLSAPKRKLELEGETVEKKKKGRPRKDSRLVPVTLTVQSPATLASEKDAACISAPALALKLPTPVPQKSFTLQISSDPSMYLEVENEMTTVGGSKLSRLKCNREGKEWETVLTSRILTAAGSCEIVSVACEKRTLSVFSACGRRLLPPIILNTAISTLHCTGSYIMALTTAATLSVWDVHKQAAIVRDESLQTIFSGSDATVSQILLTQHGIPVMSMSDGKAYCFNPSLSTWNLVSDKQDSLAQCADFRNSLPSQEAMLCSGPLAVIQGRTSNSGRQAARLFSMPHLVQQETTLAYLENQIAAALTLQSSHEYRHWLLIYARYLVNEGFEYRLRELCKDLLGPVHYSAGSQWESTVMGLRKRELLKELLPVIGQNLRFQRLFTEYQEQLDILRDK, from the exons GTACATTGGACCTAGCACTGTGTTTGGTTCTAGTAGCAAACTTACTAATGTTGAGCAGTGGAGGTGTGTATCAATTCTCAGAAGCCATTCAGGAG atgtcATGGATGTAGCGTGGTCTCCACATGATGCCTGGCTGGCATCCTGTAGTGTGGATAACACTGTTGTCATCTGGAATGCTGTCAAATTTCCAG AAATTCTTGCCACTTTGAAGGGGCATTCTGGCTTGGTGAAAGGGCTGACCTGGGATCCTGTTGGAAAATATATTGCCTCTCAGGCTGATGATCGAAGTTTGAAGGTGTGGCGGACCATGGACTGGCAGTTGGAAACCAGCATCACAAAACCCTTTGATGAG TGTGGAGGGACAACTCATGTGTTGCGTCTTAGCTGGTCACCTGATGGTCACTATCTTGTTTCTGCTCATGCAATGAATAATTCTGGACCTACTGCTCAGATCATTGAGAGAGATGGATGGAAAACCAACATGGATTTTGTAGGGCATCGGAAGGCAGTTACAGTAGTG AAATTCAATCCAAAAATCttcaagaagaaacagaagaatggGAGCTCCACCAAGTCAAGTTGTCCCTACTGCTGTTGTGCTGTTGGTAGTAAGGATCGATCTCTTTCTGTCTGG cTCACGTGTCTGAAACGACCTTTAGTTGTCATACACGAGCTGTTTGACAAGTCTATCATGGACATCTCCTG GACCCTTAATGGACTCGGTATCCTGGTGTGTTCCATGGATGGATCAGTGGCGTTTTTGGACTTTTCCCAGGATGAACTTGGAGATCCACTCAGCGAGGAAGAAAAG AGCAACATTCATCAGTCCACCTATGGTAAAAGCCTAGCTATAATGACTGAAGCTCAGTTGTCTACCACCATTATTGAGAATCCAGAGATGCTCAAGTATCAACAgagacagcaacagcagcaggcGGAGCAGAAGAACGCGTCGGTTAGGGAAGTACCTGGGACTGCGACGGCGGCTCCCAAAGTGGCAAGCATGGTTAACGGGGAGAGTTTGGAGGACATTAGAAAG aatctcttaaaaaaacaagttGAAACACGAACAGCAGATGGTCGGAGAAGGATCACACCTCTCTGCATAGCTCAGCTGGACACTGG GGATTTTTCTACAGCATTTTTCAACAGCATCCCAATATCTGGATCTCTGTCTGGCTCAATGATGTCTTCTCAAAGTAACCAGCAGCTCATGTCATTAGATTCTAATGCAGCAAATTCCCTTAATATTTCAAAGCCTTCTGTAGAGCCAACAGCAGCCAGTCTAAAACCAACAGATGATACAGCCAATAAAGATGG TGTAAATGCTACCTCTGCCTCAACTGCTCCTCCTGCATCATCTTCCTCTGTGTTGACAACTCCATCCAAGATTGAACCTATGAAAGCATTTGATTCTAGATTTACAGAACGATCCAAAGCCACCTCAGGGACTGCTGTTGTAACAAATACAAATCAGACTGTTGTGGACAG ACTGAAGGATCAGAATTTAATTAAAGACAATAAGCCCAAGGATATtctggagagcagcagtgacagTGAAGAGAAGATTCCAGCTGCTAAACCACTCAGTGCACCCAAGCGGAAACTGGAACTTGAGGGAGAAAcagtagaaaagaagaaaaaaggaaggccTCGAAAAGACTCCAGACTTGTACCAGTAACTTTAACTGTTCAG tccccAGCTACGCTGGCCTCTGAGAAGGATGCTGCCTGCATCTCTGCACCAGCATTAGCACTTAAGCTGCCGACCCCAGTCCCACAGAAATCGTTTACTTTGCAA ataagTTCAGATCCATCAATGTACCTTGAAGTGGAGAATGAAATGACCACAGTAGGAGGTTCAAAGCTGAGCAGGTTAAAGTGTAATCGAGAAGGAAAGGAATGGGAGACGGTCCTCACCAGTCGAATTCTCACTGCGGCAGGAAGTTG tgagatTGTAAGTGTAGCCTGTGAAAAACGAACGTTGTCAGTATTTTCAGCTTGCGGTCGTCGCCTTCTTCCCCCTATAATATTGAATACAGCCATTTCCACCCTACATTGCACAGGTTCTTACATCATGGCTCTCACCACTGCTGCTACGCTCTCTGTTTG GGATGTTCACAAGCAGGCAGCCATTGTTAGAGATGAGTCTTTGCAAACAATATTTTCAG GAAGTGATGCAACTGTCTCTCAGATCTTGCTGACTCAGCATGGTATACCTGTAATGAGCATGTCCGATGGAAAGGCATACTGTTTTAATCCTTCTCTTTCTACATG gAATCTTGTTTCTGACAAACAGGACTCTCTAGCACAATGTGCAGACTTCAGGAATAGTTTACCATCCCAAGAAGCCATGCTGTGTTCTGGGCCCTTAGCTGTAATACAGGGACGAACGTCAAA tTCAGGAAGGCAAGCTGCAAGATTGTTCTCCATGCCTCACTTAGTGCAACAAGAAACAACGCTTGCATACCTGGAGAACCAGATAGCAGCAGCACTTACGTTACAATCCAGTCATGAATATCGCCACTGGCTCCTTATCTATGCACGGTACCTAGTTAATGAAG GGTTTGAATATCGTTTGCGAGAATTATGCAAGGATTTACTGGGTCCAGTCCATTACTCAGCTGGAAGTCAGTGGGAATCAACAGTTATG GGTTTACGAAAGAGAGAACTATTGAAAGAGCTTCTTCCTGTTATTGGACAGAACCTCCGCTTCCAGAGGCTTTTCACAGAATATCAAGAGCAGCTAGACATCTTAAGAGACAAGTAG